From a region of the Gossypium raimondii mitochondrion, complete genome genome:
- the sdh3 gene encoding succinate dehydrogenase subunit 3, whose amino-acid sequence MVFKEKKEILLKLSSFLCNDLIRRANRSSNILRPHLPIYKPQLTSTFPISHRISGAFLATILLFFYLLCLKIGLICFTYTNFYQFFFYSSKLLLISVSIAALALSYYLYNGVRHLLTDFSVFIFLRTDFSGFILIFLRIAIYLI is encoded by the coding sequence ATGGTATTTAAGGAAAAGAAAGAGATTTTATTAAAACTTTCATCTTTCCTATGTAATGATCTAATCAGACGTGCTAATCGTAGTTCAAATATCCTTCGTCCTCATCTTCCTATTTATAAGCCACAGCTTACTTCGACGTTTCCAATTTCCCATAGAATCTCCGGGGCTTTCCTAGCCACTATACTTTTGTTTTTTTATCTTCTTTGTCTGAAAATAGGTTTGATTTGCTTCACCTATACGAATTTCTACCAATTCTTCTTTTATTCATCAAAGCTTCTCCTAATTTCCGTCTCAATTGCTGCCTTAGCCCTGTCCTATTATCTGTATAATGGGGTTCGTCATTTATTGACGGATTTTTCGGTATTTATCTTTCTAAGAACGGATTTTTCGGGATTTATCTTGATTTTTCTTAGAATTGCAATTTATTTAATTTAG